One stretch of Paramormyrops kingsleyae isolate MSU_618 chromosome 4, PKINGS_0.4, whole genome shotgun sequence DNA includes these proteins:
- the LOC111859602 gene encoding myosin-7-like yields MADSQMADFGVVAPYLRKSEKERLETQTRPSDMKKESFMPDAEEEYVKGNIVSRDGAQESGGKGGKGGGKKKGSSFQTVSALHRENLNKLMTNLRSTHPHFVRCIIPNETKTPGAMENPLVMHQLRCNGVLEGIRICRKGFPNRILYGDFK; encoded by the exons ATGGCAGATTCCCAGATGGCTGACTTTGGGGTAGTGGCCCCCTACCTGCGGAAATCAGAGAAGGAGCGTCTGGAGACACAAACACGCCCCTCCGACATGAAGAAGGAGAGCTTCATGCCCGATGCTGAGGAGGAGTATGTGAAAGGCAACATTGTCAGCCGTGACGGAG CACAAGAATCTGGAGGCAAAGGAGGTAAAGGAGGAGGAAAGAAGAAGGGTTCCTCCTTCCAGACTGTGTCGGCTCTGCACAGG GAGAACCTGAACAAGCTGATGACAAACCTGAGGTCAACCCACCCTCACTTTGTGCGCTGCATCATCCCCAATGAGACCAAGACCCCTGGGGCCATGGAGAATCCTCTGGTGATGCACCAGCTGCGCTGTAACGGCGTGCTGGAAGGCATCAGGATCTGCAGAAAGGGCTTCCCCAACAGGATCCTCTACGGAGACTTCAAATAG